In the genome of Dickeya fangzhongdai, one region contains:
- the gspL gene encoding type II secretion system protein GspL: MNRAENVSGKQQLILRLSAETSDSLEWLIWSVSRHQTLTQGNGTLERLQTVLADYPVMSVRVLVPSTDVTFHSLSLPRQSRRQLLQAIPFMLEEQVASDIDQLHFAVMEMQGDNATVAVVQKSRLRSWLNLCETLGVPVETVVPDVMALPRADSAWSAISHQNLWLFRLDTGIGMAAEDSWYQSLLAGFQPLPAVHCYSPVPASALTWQPQPVTDLLTLAAQASLPMSMDLRQGEYAPVKPWKQAVLPWRNVLIALFAWLLLVLGESVWTHYQLYRQADYWRQESVRMYRKLFPDEKQVVNPRAQMQRHLQEARSGMSGFALTEQMNRLQQLVAQNDGVSLQSLSYDRSRDELRLSLRATSYAQMEQFRQQAQAYFQIPPGEMKQEKDHVEGQLTLRSQP, translated from the coding sequence ATGAACAGGGCCGAGAACGTCAGCGGCAAACAACAGCTGATTCTGCGGTTGTCCGCAGAGACTTCAGACAGCCTGGAATGGCTGATCTGGTCTGTCAGCCGCCACCAGACCCTGACGCAGGGCAACGGAACGCTGGAGCGTCTTCAGACGGTGCTGGCGGATTATCCGGTGATGTCGGTGCGGGTGCTGGTGCCGTCGACCGACGTCACGTTTCATAGCCTGTCGTTGCCGCGTCAGTCGCGCCGACAATTGCTGCAAGCCATTCCGTTTATGCTGGAAGAGCAGGTGGCGAGCGATATCGACCAACTGCATTTTGCCGTCATGGAGATGCAAGGGGATAACGCGACCGTCGCGGTGGTGCAGAAATCACGACTGCGGTCATGGCTGAACCTGTGTGAGACATTGGGCGTGCCGGTAGAGACGGTTGTGCCGGATGTGATGGCGCTGCCGCGAGCCGACAGCGCCTGGAGCGCCATCAGCCATCAGAATCTGTGGCTGTTCCGGTTGGATACCGGTATTGGCATGGCGGCGGAAGATAGCTGGTATCAGTCGCTGCTGGCCGGTTTTCAGCCGTTGCCCGCCGTGCACTGCTATAGCCCGGTGCCTGCGTCGGCTTTGACCTGGCAACCGCAACCGGTGACGGATTTGCTGACGCTGGCCGCGCAGGCCAGCCTGCCGATGAGTATGGATCTGCGACAGGGCGAATACGCGCCAGTGAAACCCTGGAAACAGGCGGTACTGCCGTGGCGCAATGTGCTGATCGCCTTGTTCGCCTGGCTGCTGCTGGTGCTGGGCGAGTCGGTCTGGACCCATTACCAGTTGTATCGTCAGGCGGATTACTGGCGTCAGGAGAGTGTGCGGATGTACCGCAAACTGTTTCCGGACGAGAAACAGGTGGTGAACCCGCGTGCGCAGATGCAACGTCATTTGCAGGAGGCGCGTTCCGGCATGAGCGGCTTTGCGCTGACGGAACAGATGAACCGGTTGCAGCAATTGGTGGCGCAGAATGACGGCGTGTCGCTGCAATCGCTATCGTACGATCGCAGCCGTGATGAACTGCGCCTCAGCCTGCGTGCGACGTCTTATGCGCAGATGGAACAGTTCCGCCAGCAGGCTCAGGCCTATTTCCAGATCCCGCCGGGTGAAATGAAGCAGGAAAAAGACCATGTGGAAGGCCAGTTAACCCTGAGGAGTCAGCCATGA
- the gspM gene encoding type II secretion system protein GspM gives MNELRRRWQIMSQRERMMTLACGGLVLLCLLYYLCWAPWQEQARQWRMTIDRERQTVRWMQQQAPRLPPTEGARRQIAGRDISLTVLVPQSAARYGITVLRMQPQESQVSVTLARSDFNNLLHWLAELEQKNGVITQGLDVTAVPNSAGMVEVTRLSLERVL, from the coding sequence ATGAATGAATTGCGTCGTCGCTGGCAGATAATGAGCCAGCGCGAACGGATGATGACGCTGGCGTGCGGCGGTCTGGTGCTGTTGTGCCTGCTGTATTATTTGTGCTGGGCGCCGTGGCAGGAGCAGGCGCGGCAGTGGCGGATGACTATTGACCGCGAGCGCCAGACCGTGCGCTGGATGCAGCAACAGGCGCCGCGTTTGCCGCCGACGGAGGGCGCGCGGCGGCAGATCGCCGGGCGGGACATCAGCCTGACGGTGCTGGTGCCGCAAAGCGCGGCCCGCTACGGCATCACCGTGCTGCGTATGCAGCCGCAGGAGTCGCAGGTGTCGGTGACGCTGGCCCGTAGCGATTTCAACAATCTATTGCACTGGCTGGCAGAACTGGAACAGAAAAACGGCGTGATCACCCAGGGACTGGATGTCACGGCAGTTCCCAACAGCGCCGGCATGGTGGAGGTGACCCGGTTGTCGCTGGAGCGGGTGCTGTAA
- the gspK gene encoding type II secretion system minor pseudopilin GspK — translation MSRRQRGVALLIVMLMLALMVTIAASITERSGKAWQRTSNLLNRTQARWYALGAEALISSSLQRDAQASPESTFIGQPWSKVDHQMMADGSEIRAQVLDGQACLNLNALSPAKKPMPNSASGNNNNGNNNTNSNAGSGNTDTNNQSPPSKGGNPEQGPYAAQVFRQLLMVLGEDPKQAERVTDAVRDWIDEDSEPLMNGAEDDSYVNFHPGNQRMTDVTELRAVMGVDAALYRRLLPYVCVLPVDKLVVNVNTLTPESAPLLSALFMGEMSVEAAERVLLQRPPQGWRNLNEFMGLSPLPENAKTGVRQVLAIKSDWFFADIQIRVDDSEFYQRSLFHRGKQIEVVQRQYGGYRTVNP, via the coding sequence ATGAGTCGTCGGCAACGCGGCGTCGCCCTGTTGATTGTGATGCTGATGCTGGCGTTGATGGTCACCATCGCCGCGTCGATTACAGAGCGCAGCGGCAAGGCGTGGCAACGCACCAGCAATTTGCTCAACCGTACGCAGGCTCGCTGGTATGCGCTGGGCGCGGAGGCGTTGATTTCCAGTTCGCTGCAGCGTGACGCTCAGGCATCGCCGGAAAGCACCTTTATCGGTCAGCCCTGGTCGAAGGTGGATCACCAGATGATGGCGGATGGCAGCGAAATTCGTGCGCAGGTGCTGGACGGTCAGGCGTGTCTCAATCTTAACGCGCTCAGTCCGGCCAAAAAACCGATGCCCAATAGCGCATCCGGTAATAACAATAATGGTAATAACAATACCAACAGCAACGCCGGCAGCGGTAATACCGACACCAACAATCAAAGCCCGCCTTCCAAAGGCGGTAATCCTGAGCAGGGGCCTTATGCCGCTCAGGTATTTCGGCAGCTGCTGATGGTGCTGGGCGAAGATCCGAAGCAGGCCGAGCGCGTAACGGATGCGGTGCGCGACTGGATCGACGAGGATAGCGAACCGTTGATGAACGGCGCGGAAGACGACAGCTATGTCAACTTTCATCCCGGCAACCAGCGTATGACGGACGTCACGGAACTGCGGGCGGTCATGGGCGTGGATGCGGCGCTGTACCGCCGGTTGCTGCCTTATGTGTGCGTGTTGCCGGTGGACAAGCTGGTTGTCAACGTCAATACCCTGACGCCAGAGAGCGCGCCATTGCTGTCGGCGCTGTTCATGGGGGAGATGAGCGTGGAAGCGGCCGAGCGCGTTTTGCTGCAACGTCCGCCTCAGGGATGGCGCAATCTTAATGAATTTATGGGGCTGTCGCCACTGCCGGAAAACGCTAAAACCGGCGTCCGCCAGGTGCTGGCGATCAAGAGCGACTGGTTCTTCGCCGATATTCAGATACGGGTGGACGACAGTGAATTCTATCAACGCAGTCTGTTTCATCGTGGCAAGCAGATTGAGGTGGTACAACGTCAGTACGGGGGATATAGGACGGTGAACCCATGA